A window of candidate division KSB1 bacterium contains these coding sequences:
- a CDS encoding class I tRNA ligase family protein, whose protein sequence is MNELRLYNTATDEKQKFQPRQPGHVKLFTCGPSVYRFPHLGNYRTYLYEDVLQKYLEYKDYTVQRVINYTDVEDKSIELALSQGVTVRQLCQPVEERFVRECGLLNIDLPDEIPRASTSVEAAVDLIESLLESGHAYWHEGEVFFDPLTYKGFGRLYGLDMSNWPDKKIRFRQDTYPGTRWNRGDFILWHKPKKKEGNVWWETRIGKGRPAWNIQDAAMIKKTLGFEIDIHTGGFDNLYRHHDYTLAIMESASGKAFCPWWLHGGELLVDGEKMSKSKGNVAYLDDMVEKGFDYRHIRFFLLYAPYREKLDMCMPCVEERAGHLDRVRRLVCSLFEKETSGADEIDFDPAREIRDAFEEKMDDNLNVAAAFDAVADILMRAEHVDHENGLPAPTRRELHSVLNDIDRVFAVLGCDADSEKGQQI, encoded by the coding sequence ATGAATGAATTGCGATTATACAATACAGCGACGGATGAGAAGCAAAAATTTCAACCCAGACAACCCGGACACGTTAAATTGTTCACCTGCGGACCCAGTGTGTACCGTTTTCCGCATCTCGGGAATTACCGCACCTATCTCTATGAGGATGTTTTGCAAAAGTATCTGGAATATAAAGATTACACCGTGCAGCGTGTCATCAATTACACAGATGTTGAAGATAAATCCATAGAACTTGCTCTGAGCCAGGGCGTTACGGTGCGTCAGCTTTGCCAGCCGGTTGAAGAACGCTTTGTACGCGAATGCGGACTGCTCAATATTGATTTGCCTGACGAGATACCGCGTGCCAGTACCAGTGTGGAGGCTGCTGTAGATTTGATTGAGAGCCTGTTGGAGAGCGGGCACGCCTATTGGCATGAGGGGGAAGTGTTTTTTGATCCGTTGACCTATAAAGGATTTGGACGCCTGTATGGACTGGATATGAGCAACTGGCCGGATAAAAAGATCCGGTTCCGTCAGGATACCTATCCCGGTACGCGCTGGAATCGCGGTGATTTTATCTTGTGGCATAAACCGAAAAAGAAAGAAGGAAATGTATGGTGGGAAACGCGTATCGGCAAGGGGCGGCCGGCCTGGAATATTCAGGACGCGGCCATGATCAAAAAGACGCTCGGTTTTGAAATTGATATCCATACAGGCGGATTTGATAATCTGTACCGGCATCATGATTATACGCTGGCCATTATGGAGTCGGCTTCGGGCAAGGCGTTTTGTCCCTGGTGGCTGCATGGCGGCGAGCTTTTGGTGGATGGTGAAAAAATGTCAAAATCAAAAGGTAATGTCGCGTATCTGGACGATATGGTGGAGAAAGGATTTGATTACCGGCACATCCGCTTTTTCCTGCTGTATGCTCCGTATCGGGAAAAACTGGACATGTGTATGCCCTGTGTAGAAGAGCGCGCCGGGCATCTGGACCGGGTTCGTCGACTGGTCTGTTCGCTTTTTGAAAAGGAAACATCGGGCGCGGATGAAATTGATTTTGATCCGGCTCGGGAAATTCGTGATGCATTTGAGGAAAAAATGGATGACAATTTAAATGTTGCCGCTGCGTTTGATGCGGTGGCTGATATTCTGATGCGTGCCGAGCATGTGGATCATGAAAATGGACTCCCCGCCCCAACGCGCCGGGAATTGCATAGTGTGCTGAATGATATTGACCGGGTGTTTGCTGTTTTGGGATGTGATGCTGATTCAGAGAAAGGTCAACAGATATGA